The DNA window CAGTACTCGGCCGCCAGGTACTTGGCCATCCCGGCTTCCAGGTCGTTGCGCCGGCCGGCGTCCTTGACCTTCGCCGCGCGCACCATCATCGCGTGCGCGGCCTCGACCTTGACGCCCATCTCGGCCAGCTTGAACTGGATCGCCTGGTGCTGCGCGATCGGCTTGCCGAAGGTGCTGCGCTGCTGGGCGTACGCGGCGCCGAGCTCGAAGGCGCGCACCGCGATGCCGCAGGCGCGGGCGGCCACGTTGACACGGCCCACCTCGACCCCGTCCATCATGTGCGCGAAGCCCTTGCCCGGGGTACCGCCGAGGATCCGGTCGGCCGGGATGCGGTAGTCGGACAGCACCAGCTCGGTGGTGTCGACGCCCTTGTAGCCCATCTTCTGGATCTTGCCCGGGACGGTCAGGCCCGGCGCCACCTCGCCGAAGCCGGCCGGCTTCTCGATCAGGAAGGTGGTGAGGTTCTTGTGCGCCGCGGCCTCGCCGAGATCGGTGCGGGCCAGCAGGGCGACCAGCGTCGAGGAGCCGCCGTTGGTCAGCCACATCTTCTGGCCGTTGATGACGTAGTCGTCGCCGTCGGGCACGCCCTTCGTCGTGATCGCCGCGACGTCCGACCCCAGCGCCGGCTCCGACATCGAGAACGCGGCCCGGACCTCGCCCTCGGCCATCCGGGGCAGGAAGTGCTGCTTCTGCTCGTCGGTGCCGTGCTGCTTGATCATGTAGGCGACGATGAAGTGCGTGTTCAGGATCCCGGAGACCGACATCCAGCCGCGCGCGATCTCCTCGACCACCAGCGCGTAGGTGAGCAGCGACTCGCCGAGCCCGCCGTACTCCTCGGGGATCATGAGCCCGAACAGGCCCATCTCCTTCATGCCCTCGACGATCTGCGTCGGGTACTCGTCGGCGTGCTCCAGGTCGTTGGCGACCGGGATGATCTCCTTGTCCACGAAGGTGCGGACGGTCGCCAGGATCTCCTCCTGGATGTCGGTCAGGCCGTCGGTCTGCGCCAGGCGCCCCATCTCAGGCCTCCGGGATCTCGAAGGAAGTGGTGCGGCTCATCCCGGCGGCACGGCCCTTGCCCGCGATGACCAGGGCCATCTTGCGGGAGGCCTCGTCGATCATCTCGTCGCCGAGCATCGCCGAGCCCTTCTTCCCGCCGGCCTCGGACGTGCAGTAGTCGTAGGCGTCCAGGATCAGCTCGGCGTGGTCGTAGTCCTCCTGCGACGGCGAGTAGATCTCGTTGGCCGCCTCGACCTGGCCCGGGTGCAGGACCCACTTGCCGTCGAAGCCGAGGGCGGCGGAGCGGCCGGCGACCTCGCGGAAGGCGTCGACGTCGCGGATCTGCAGGAACGGACCGTCGATGGCCTGCAGGTCGTGCATGCGCGCGGCCATCAGGATGCGCATCAGGATGTAGTGGTACGGGTCGGCCGGGTAGCCGGGGATCAGCGCGCCGACGACCAGCGACTTCATGTTGATCGAGGCCATGAAGTCGGCCGGGCCGAAGATGATGGTCTCCAGCCGCGGGCTGGCGGCCGC is part of the Catenulispora sp. EB89 genome and encodes:
- a CDS encoding CoA ester lyase, whose translation is MSESARPQRPRRSCLAVPGSNPRFLEKAQGLPADQVFLDLEDACAPLAKPEARHTIVKFLNEGDWTGKARVVRVNDWTTEWTYRDVVTVVEGAGQNLDAIMLPKVQNAAQVQALDLLLTQIEKTMGFEVGKIGIEAQIENAAGLVNVDEIAAASPRLETIIFGPADFMASINMKSLVVGALIPGYPADPYHYILMRILMAARMHDLQAIDGPFLQIRDVDAFREVAGRSAALGFDGKWVLHPGQVEAANEIYSPSQEDYDHAELILDAYDYCTSEAGGKKGSAMLGDEMIDEASRKMALVIAGKGRAAGMSRTTSFEIPEA
- a CDS encoding acyl-CoA dehydrogenase family protein, with the translated sequence MGRLAQTDGLTDIQEEILATVRTFVDKEIIPVANDLEHADEYPTQIVEGMKEMGLFGLMIPEEYGGLGESLLTYALVVEEIARGWMSVSGILNTHFIVAYMIKQHGTDEQKQHFLPRMAEGEVRAAFSMSEPALGSDVAAITTKGVPDGDDYVINGQKMWLTNGGSSTLVALLARTDLGEAAAHKNLTTFLIEKPAGFGEVAPGLTVPGKIQKMGYKGVDTTELVLSDYRIPADRILGGTPGKGFAHMMDGVEVGRVNVAARACGIAVRAFELGAAYAQQRSTFGKPIAQHQAIQFKLAEMGVKVEAAHAMMVRAAKVKDAGRRNDLEAGMAKYLAAEYCKEVVEDSFRIHGGYGYSKEYEIERLYREAPMLLIGEGTAEIQKMIIGRRLLEDYKAK